The genomic stretch attaaatacaaaattaataagttaaggTTAAAGGGTTTGATTGGTTAAATATGTCGAGTTAGCTAGAattggcctatatatatatatacttcaacaCAACCTAAACCCGGCACACGATATTTAAGGTTTGATATTTTTGATACAACTCAcgaacccaacacgaaattagcgagTTAAAGTTGAAGTATCTAACATGTTTAACTAAATGAGTCAAATTAAAGTTAACTTATATGATTTATATTCATGTTTCGACACATGCAATTGAAACTCAACTCACTGACATGAATTGCTAACCCTACTTCAACATAAGTTATGGCCAACTTTTGGGCAGTAGTAATCCTTTTTAACTCCGcggcttaattaattaataaccttTTACTTGCACAAGGAGCACTCTCACATATGATACAATGCTATCACTATTCTGACCCCTTCGAGTGCAGAAATCACACATGTTGATATGATGCGGATGCCAccctttattataatttttcttttggagcTCATTTTCAAGTTTTGGAAAAGAAACCATCGTTAACATAGCAGCCTAGCTAGCTCTTCAGTTCTTCCAACACCTGCACAACCCTCCCATACTCTATATATACTCtaatcccaaatttttttttttttccaaaattaattcttaaataatgtgttaccaactcattaaatttgttatttttgaaaagtgtgtcaCTAACCGGGGCAACCATGCTTTGGGGGGGCacaattttctttctaaaagttAATTCTCAAATAATGTATTACCATctcattaaatttgttatttttgagAAGTGTGTCATCAACTAGGGTGACCCAAAACATGCTTTGGGGGATTAGGATCTACTGAAATTCCTTCAGTTTCTGGAATTTTAGATTTAGGCCGTCCATTTTTTATCCAATAGTCATTGTTCTGctacgtgtcccactactaataaaataataaaataataaaataataaatatatgttattttattagtagtggcaCACGTAGCAGAACAATGACCCTTATATGAAAAATGGACGGCCTATAtttaaaatttcagaaattgaAATTCTCCTAAGAATTTTAGTGGATCCAGATCGTGCTTGCTGTGCCCCCCCCAGATCAGGATtcagtttctaaaattttgaatttaggCCGTCTATTTTTCATCTAATGGTTATTTTGCCatgtgtcccactactaataaaataataagtatttattattttattttttttattagtagtaGGATACGTGGTAGAATAATGACCCTTGGATGAaaacccaaattttaaaacccacccttattttttaaaaaaatatacccttaaaaatattttttttgcccCCTCAAACTAAAAGTCTAGTTCCACCCCTAGTCACTAACTCATGGGATCGTGATGaatcatttgagaaccaactttgagaacaaaaatttggaatgtttagcatatatatatcccccaaaaattttaaaacccacccttattttttttaaatatacccttaaaaatattttttttgtacccCCAACCTAAAAGTCTAGTTTCACCCCTAGTCAtcaactcatgggatggtgacaaATCATTTAGAAACCAACTTTtgaagcaaaaatttaaaatgtttagcatatatatatatatatatacctcttcAGTTATTCTAACACATGCACGACCCTCTCATACTCCATGTCTATAAATGTGCACACTTGAAGCCCTCTTCTTCTCAAAGGACTGCCATCCACTTTTGGGTTCAATTAACATGGCCTTTCTCCTTGTTTATATcactctcctctctctttctctcctctcaGGTAATTAACCCAATTAAAGCTTAATAATTATAGAGTTTAATTAACAATGTTTGAATGATTAATtacttgtaatttattttaaatcgTTTGCCATTTGTGGTAGCTGCAGGAGTAGTGTATTCAGCAAAACTCACAATCATAAACAAGTGCAACTACACAGTATGGCCAGCCATTAGATCCAACCACGCCAATAGTACCCACCTCCCCACCACCGGCTTCACTCTCTATTCCAACAACTCCAAAACTCTTGCCGTAAATCACTCCTGGTCAGGCGCCTTGTGGGGTCGCACCGGTTGCGCCAAGGACTCCACCGGCGCGTTCTGGTGCCTCACAGGTGGCTGCGGCTCGTCCACCGTAGAATGCCCGGATGGCTATCCCGCTTCACCAGCCACAGCAGCTAAGTTCGATCTAAAGAACCATGAAGACAACCTCGACTTCCTTGTTCAAGCCTCCCCCGGGCAGTCTGATAACCTCCCTATGACGGTTGTACCGCTGGGTGGAATCGGAGGGAGCTGTAACGAGTCGGGTTGCTCCATGGACTTTAGCAGCGCATGTCCTACGGCTACAGATGTGAGCGCGTCCTGTAAGAACGCCACGTGTGAGATGAGAGAGTACAAGAACTACTGTTGCATTGCGGCCCCCAAGAGTGTGGATCCGTGCAAGCCCAGCTTGTACATGGATTTCCTTAACCATAACTGCCCAGTGGCTGAGGCTTTCGGCTACGATGAAGGCACCGGGACGTATACCTGTTCATATCCCAATTATGGCGTCATCTCTAATTACTGCCGACAACCATGCACAACGACGCCGACCGATTACCTCATCACTTTTTGCCCTCCGCCTTACCATgcaagagcatctccagcaaatgTTGTTATTGTAGCTAttgaaaataccatttttttcattttatgtaCTAGTTTTACACTCCATccaaatatctattttaactCTCtcctctaattaaatattacttttattatttttgtttgggttgagggagagggagagggagaaaaaaaaaaaaaatcttacaagttactacattaaactttcatatttgaaagtttaCTGTAGCAAATCTTAAGAAAACTTCTATTTTATAGTGTCTGTTAGAGCTCCAAAAAAGTTTATACAATCTAAATTTagcaaaacttttattttaaaaagtgactgCTAGCTAATAAAcaataagttatatatatatatatatatatatatatatatataagttgaatCTTTAAGAGGAGGGCCTAAAATTGGACAAGTTGGCTGAAAATAGCTGTGTTaagtagttttttatttttttattattttattttttttaatgaaaaataggTTGAAAAGaaccaaattttaatatataaaatggtttaggtgactttttcttttttcttttttttttttttttttgaaaaaaagttgtaatttgTATTAATGAATCAAAGATGGAGTAAAACGCTCTATTAGAATTATATCACGGATGTAGTTTGGGATTTCACTCATCCAAGAAATATCTGTTACATTTTGAACAGCCAAACGAGCCAATATATGAGCCACTTGGTTGGCTTCTCTATGGACATGGCAACATTTCCATTTAGGCCAAGCATGAAGAATAGTCTGCGTATCTGCCACAAGATGTCCAACCCGACTCCATTATTGGTCCTTTAAGTTCACGGCATTAACCACCTGTAGCATCCCCTTCCAAGATGGTGGTATGCAAATTGATCTTTGCACTGAATCTTGCAGCATGATATGAAGCTAATATCTTACCTGCAATCGGTTCGAAATTTCCATATTATTGTGTAAATGATCTAGCCGCAATAAAGTTTCCACCTAAGTCACGAATCACCACACCAATTCCAACACGGCCAGTGGAATTGGTGGCTAAATTTGTGTGAAGTAATATTTGATGattgttttatgttgtttaatGGTGGTTTAATTCGTCAACCCAAccgtcattatttatttatttttttgaagtgaaaatCCAACCATCATTATTGGCCacaaatttgtttgaatttaatgaatacctctataacatttcttttatttcctttttattattgttatttatatttttgctaCTCTTTTTTAAGAcacttcaataaataaataaataaataaataattataatgaaaaatccGCGCATAATATGGGTTATAAGCTAGGTTTTATAAACTGGTCAAAAATCATACGGGAGACTAGTTTTGGAATTAGATCCCAAGATATAGTTGTCatgttttcaattaaaattcgacCGTTACATGTTGAAGAACCTTATGGCTCTCTTTGCTAATATATTTTAGgagatattttttatttaagtaatGCTATGTACTACACTAATATTTTACTTGATGCAGAATTTGACTGAGCCAATGTTCAtcctgaaaaaaaataataataataaaataataaaattctacTTGTAATTTTTGAGGTTCATTAAGCCCCAGCCCCTACTCTTCTTCAtcttagagaaaataaaaagaaaagaaatagcaGATCTTGGATGAGAATTCtgattcttgtttttttcttcttccttcttcatTTGATTATTCTGATCACACTTGCATTTGATTAACTCTTTCAATGTTGTGTACCTTTTTGAACCtgagtttgaagaaaaagaggatTCCAGAATTCCTTTACATGTTTTAGGAGTTTTATGTTACATATTACTTGTGTTTTATTGAAACAACATTAGATGTTAGTGTAAGGGAAAATAATTGCATACCATTAATAGGCATATTTCCTTTGGGGTGTTTGAAATAAGGAAAttatttatgttgatttttgggTAAACATGAGTAATGCTAGTATACGTAGGACTCGTGTCTTTTTTATCCcaaattaaagtaatgattatcattgaatttgaaaatatgattattattgtattttgatCCAACTTTgatttaaaagttacatcaaaaGTGACATGAGTTCTACATATAATATTACTTAAATAAACcatattaaaatataacattattttatattaattaattattagtccCGTGTCTTGTCCCTACAAAAGCAAAATCTTAGCTCTGCCGCTGTCCAGGAGGCTAGGGGTCAACCACATGCATGGCCTCCAATTCATCTAGCATTCACCTTttagataaaatattaattaaatgattaaatttaccatttaatatcaatttaagcttagagataaatagtaatttaacataatattagaaCCACAAATCCCCAGTTCGAATCTTGTTTACATCAATTCATGacttcttatttcaattaaatattctaggTATTGAGTTTCATTTATTATAGAGAAAATTTGAATCCAAGCTTAGAGGAAAgtgtaaataattaaatttatctatatATTCTATCAACTTCTTACGACTCAAACCATAAGTTAAAGTATCACAATCAGGATCAACATGAACATCAAAGTAAATAAGCCTACATGGCTACATAACCTTAGCTTTTTTCATGGCTTTAGTTAAGTTGATAGAATGAATTTGTAAGTAGAAGTGCACTGTTTGGTTGCAACTTCATTGTAATAAAtcattctcattctctcttccatctcGATCAAGAATGGAAAGGATTCTCTCTTGTAGCCCTTTTCCTATATATAAGAAATCGGGAAAGATGACGGTGACCTTAACATTTACTGACTGATTGTAGTTTTGGGTTTAGATGAAATCATGGAATAACATATGGATTTGCTTATTCAGTGAGCAACCTATTATCAGAATGAGGTAATGCTGTAAGACAAGTTacaaaatgataaatgaaaAAAGGGTTGAAGCCGAATTGAAACAAGCTCATGGTTAGTAGTAAATATccaaagaaattaaataaaattttgtaagTAGAAAGGGTTTAGAATGATTTATGACAAAGAAAGTAAACACATGCATATTGAGTATTCttgaccaacaaaaaaaaaaaaaaaaaaagaaaaatttacaaGTGTTTCAGACAGGTGCAAGATTATATGGTAATTTCTTCTTCACAAAATTCACTCGAATTGACCTCCAATTTCTGAGTCACTTGTTTGTGACATATAATGATgatcaataataaaaatgatattatcatttaatttcacacttcaatatatttttatgagattTAATTTTCTTTGGGTGTTATATCCCTCCATATAATCACAAATATAAATTCTCAAAAGCCTTCTGTTAGGTTTTAGAAATTGGCCTAGTATTTTcactgaaaataaaattttagatctTACATCTCAAATCAATTCTAATACTGAAAGTTTCTATGACTGCAGTACTCATTCGACAGGACTACTATGGCTCGGGGTTATCTCATCtatattggaaagaaaaatgttaaatctataaacaaattttacaaaattttttttacaatatggAATAatattgggtttctcaaaagttaaatttatttcgtttccaatcatattaaattttttgttttgtttttgtttttgtttttttttttttggtaaaatttgtttgtgaGCCTAGCATGGTCcaaaacttattattattattttttaattaaaaaaacgaGTTAATCGACTTCATagctcatcaattttttttattattattttttatataaacttTGGATATTTTTCTAAAAGTAATGGGATTATagatcttattttgtttttttcattcattaataAGAAATTTATTAGGATAACACTCTCAGTTTTCCAatagaggaatgctaggcttaactcgttttttaattaaaaaaattagtaagttTTGGACCATgtacaaattttaataatgCTTGATTACAATAATAAGGCCATTTTTAATTATAGTTTTGCACAATTATTGATCTACTAAACATTCCTATGCATAAAGAGTAGCATTATTTTTTCGTGTAAAGGAAATTTATTCAATCTAATTCACATAAATTTTTggagaaatgatatttttattccaTGACTATCGAATAATGTTAATGTGGCAGTTTCTACaaactcttgaatttttttttttattttttaacaatatttgaTCCAATAAATAAGACTGTCACgtcaacattattttaaaataaaaatataatttccaaCATTACGTGCCCACgttggcttttgtttttttggacaaagatcttttttgttttaatattttactttattatatttaatgatGTATACAATATTGTAACATGTACGTTTTAATTAATacgttttttttataagaagcAACACTAGTTAAGCCCACACAAAATGACTTTCTGCCAGCTTTACCTCATACCATATCTGCCCTTCTCCAGCACACTCTTCTGAAATCAAACCATATAATAGTCTAAAATGGAAAGGGCATTTGAGTCAATACAAATTCCCGCACGACAATGCCAGACCAAccttatcaaaatcaaaaactaaaaaaagcaACACCAGGCGACAAACGAGATCCTAATTCTACCATAACAGCCGTTCACAACACAGATACGACGGCCAATATATCACCGTTAGATCAGCATAATTTAGAACTGAACTATAGAACCCACATAAAGGCCCCTCTGCCTTTTCATATGGACGGTGGAGAACAGTCGTGAAAATCACACGCCTGTGACGCTATCTCCTTTCGTGTTTGAAATCACGCGGAAGTATTTTCTGCTTCCAGTTCTTCTCAGATCACATCTGTGCTTTTCCCAAA from Corylus avellana chromosome ca1, CavTom2PMs-1.0 encodes the following:
- the LOC132171872 gene encoding thaumatin-like protein 1, with translation MCTLEALFFSKDCHPLLGSINMAFLLVYITLLSLSLLSAAGVVYSAKLTIINKCNYTVWPAIRSNHANSTHLPTTGFTLYSNNSKTLAVNHSWSGALWGRTGCAKDSTGAFWCLTGGCGSSTVECPDGYPASPATAAKFDLKNHEDNLDFLVQASPGQSDNLPMTVVPLGGIGGSCNESGCSMDFSSACPTATDVSASCKNATCEMREYKNYCCIAAPKSVDPCKPSLYMDFLNHNCPVAEAFGYDEGTGTYTCSYPNYGVISNYCRQPCTTTPTDYLITFCPPPYHARASPANVVIHDMKLISYLQSVRNFHIIV